CACAGACCTTTTCTCATCTGTTCacttgtttgttatttgtttgctcAACACATTCTCCTCAGCACTGCCTCTCCACCCACACTGTCAGCCCTGATGGAGACACAGATAAAGGCATCAGGCTTTGGTCATGAAAACGGAGCTCAGCTGCCAGTTCAACCACAGGAGTAAGAATCAGGAAACCCTGCTGCTTCCTGTTCATGTCATTTCTTTGTTCTAGCCTAAGGAATCTAATAGTTTATATCATGTATGAAGTACAAGATATTTCTGGTAAAATTTGTTTTACCTTTCAATACATCTGTCTTACTATTTTCTTTACATGCATTGACATGAATGAAGATGATTAATGCAATATTCAATGAGTAGTTtgcaaaaaacacacaaactgtTGTAATGGAAGTATaaacaggcagagaagggagCGGCACCCAAGAGGCCAGTAAGGATCATGAAGCCTACCTTCCTTTGCCTTTACTTTTCAATTGTTTAGTGCTATTCCCAGGTCCTACCTTTCCAAGTGCAAATAACCGAATCTCAGAGAGGGAGTAAGATACTTAAATTCTTGAGTGACAGGGGTGTAATGGGAGTCTGCTGTGTCTGGGTTCAGAGCTGGGTTCCCATCACTTCCACTGTCACAGCATTTGgctcctctttgtgtgtgtgtggaggggtggggttctttgtaggagagaaagagagttgATGCTTGTATCTGTCATACACAAGGGCAAGAAGAAGGTCTATTTGATGTAATGTCTTCCCCATGCTTAATATACATAAACTTTCAAGAGACATGTCCTTGATCAGTGGAATAGTGGAGAGTCAGATGTGTAAGTGGGAAGATGGCTAGGCATAAGGACAACTAATAGATTGATGGttggtgaataaatgaatggatggatgatcaTTTGATGGGCGAAAGGAGGGTAACTGAAGGGATGAGtgcatgatggatggatggatggatggatggataagtaaATGTTTAGAAAGTGATGGGTGGGTTCATGAATGGATGTAGAAACGAGTAGATGGCTGGAtggtggatgggtgagtggattggtaggaaggtaggtaggcaggtaggtaggtaggtaggtagaatATACAATGGAGAGAAGGCATAGCAGACATTATGGCACTCCAATCATAGGAAGAATTCCATTCTGATATACAGGTGTCAGGAAAGGCCCAGGGCATGCCAGACATCCTTGAGTGCAGGGCTGGACTCGAGAGGAGGATGAATTCTGCTGGCAGATGCTCAGTCCCAAGGCAAAGAGGGGGAGCTAGGTTAATCTCTTCAGATGAGAGACTCACCAGGACAGAATCAAGCCAGCCCTCATTTTGATGGAAttctcaggcttttttttttttttaagatttatttatttattatgtatacagtgttctgcctgcatgtatgtctacaggccagaagaggacaccagatctcattacagatggctgtgagccaccatgtggttgctgggaattgaactcaggacctctggaagagcagctagtgttcttaacctctgagccatctctctagccctggaatTCTCAGTTTTAGCTGATCCTGAATCCTCCCCAGCCAGTCATCCCTTGGTATAATAGTGGGGtggttgaactgtttggaaaCCTGCCCCAACACAGGCAGGAGAATGTTCTAGAGGAAGGAAGTGGGGTCCTAAAGAgagccttcttttcttttctttctttcacccaCCCTATTctgggtttttgaaacagggtttctctatgtaactaccctggctgtcctggaactcgctctgtaaaccaggctgtccttgaactcatagtgatctgcctgcccatgcctctggaatgctgggattaaaggcaagagatGCCCTTTTTGATGGACCTAGAATAACACGGATGAAAGACTCCACCATACTGCAACTCTAGAAAACATGCTCCAGGCTCTATATAGTCCTTGCCCAGGTCTGACCATGCAGTAACTTTCCTAATCAGTCTCAATAGCCCACAGCAGACAAATCAACCTGCCACCTGATCCCCTCAGCGTTCCTGTGGAGACTTTCTACCTATCTTATCTTGACCTCCAGAACAAGACAACGGTGCTGAAATCTGGACTTGGAATTGAGGAGAGATGAGCAACCCTCAGCCCTTAGAGGAGGTGGGTGAGGGCACAGAAAGGATGGGGATGTGGGAAAGCAGTGAGAAACTTAATGCTTCAGAAAGAATAGAAAGGATGACAAAAAAGAGAGCCAGAGGTGGAATCCAAactggagaagggaaaggaacccAGTGACATCTGTCTCCAAGACCTAAGCTCTTATCATTTTGGCTCTCAGTCAACAGCttctcttcaaaaaagaaaatctgacccTCAGTACCATCCCTTCTCAGACAGCATAAGATAGGAACCCAGTCACAGCTTTAGACAGTCTGAGACCTCTGCAACTGagcaagaaatgaagaaatcatCAGAGCACCCCAAACCTTGGCGACTTGTTTGAAGGTTCTCAAGGGAAGGCAGCTGCTCACtcactttttgtgttttttggtttttggggattttttggtttgttttttgttttgttttgttttgttttgttagtttgctttgtttgggaggggttgggttttttgtttgtttgtttgtttttcgagacagggtttctttgtgtagctttggcgcctttcctggatctcactctgcagaccaggctggcctagaactcccagagatctgtctgcctctgcctcccaagtgctggcattgaaggcgtgcgccaccacggggCTACTCACTCACTTTTGACCTAAGTGTCAATCAGGGAAGACCTTCCTCTTTGACTGAGTGCACAGTTTCAGGAAAGACACACATAGCatagtgagggaggaagggaacatCTACTGAGCCAGCCAGATCAGCTTAATCAACCCCTGGAAGTCAACGGGGTGACAGATGTCACAGTCAGATCGCACCGTGACTTCCTCAGAGCTCCGTCTGGAAGGACCAGGAGAGAGTCGAGCCCACCAGATGTGACCCCTGAAGGTGACCTTCAAAATCCCTCTCACCCCTACCCCTACAAGCATGCATTCATTTATATCTGCAAACCGAGTTTAGGCTCAAGGTCAAGCTGTCGTACTTAGATGATGAAAATGGTGGATACCCAGGTGAATTTGAATTCCACATTAGTAACAAATGGTTTTGTTACTAATATCCAAACCCATGAAATATTTGGGAAATGCTTACactatatatttatttggtttgttattgttgttcatatttttattatttgagaatttcacacatgtataataTACACCCCtattcctcccccaactcccatcaTTTTCTCCCCAACAtgtcccctcccaacttcatgttttctttttgcatGTAATAACTCCACTGCGTCTAATTAATGCTGCCCATATGCTCATGGGTATGGAACCACCAGTGTGTTTCCTATGCTGGGATGGATGCATCCATACTTACTTGTTTTTTATCCGAGTGtcaggggctggggatatggctcagtagtagagcatggGTCTAGTACaggcaaggccttgggttcaacccAGTACCACAGAGACAAACTTTGAAGTGAAGTTTGAGTGCCACAGGTACCTTTTGTTTTAGCTGCCAACCCTAACCTTAGGCTTCATTGCACTGttgtcctcttcctctgtctaTCTGCCCTAGGAAAAATATGATATGTCGGGCTCCCGTCTGTCCCTGACACTGTGTGTCACCAAAGCCCGGGAGGGTTCTGAGGAAGACATGGATGCCCTGAAACGCATGTTCCATCACCTAAATTTTGAAAGCACCATGAAGTCAGACCCCACTGCTGAGGTATTGAGTTGCCAGCTCCAGGGCAGGAGGAAAGGGGGCTAAACCAGAAAGGTAGCTTTGGGGCAACTGTCTGAGcctgctctttcctcttcctccaagcAATTCCTGGAAGAGTTGGACAAATTTCAGCAGACCATAGATAATTGGGAAGAGCCTGTCAGCTGTGCCTTTGTTGTGCTCATGGCACATGGCGAGGAAGGCCTCCTCAAGGGAGAAGATGATAAGATGGTCAGGCTGGAGGACCTTTTTGAGGTCTTGAACAACAAGAACTGCAAGGCCCTGAGAGGCAAGCCGAAAGTGTACATCATTCAGGCCTGCAGAGGAGGTGAGGACTGGAACACAGCATCCTTATTCTTTAATGAAAAGGtattaagacagagtctcactatgtatcccaggctaaccTGCAATTCATTACATAGTCcgtgctggcctcaaatttatgatcttcctgccttggttttccaagtgctgagattataggcttgcATCATCATGCTCAGCTGAgtatgtatttttaagatttattttatcttcagttgtgcgtatgtgtgtgtctctatatgtaagtatgtgcatatgtgactTTGGGTAGCTGAGGAAGCCAAAAAGGGATGCAGCTCCCTGCAGCTGGAGCTACATGGGTCCTAGGAACTGGTTTTTTAGTCCTCTACAAgggcaataaatgctcttaaccacagagccatctctccagccaagagTCTGTTTTTCATCCAGGCTGGTCCCAGACTCAGGGCCCCAGCTGAACCCAGTATGTCCCCAGACTGCTTTACAATCTTCTCTTTGCCCCATTTTCCTCCCTGACTTTTCAAACCCCACTCCCCTTGCTTTTAGAGCACAGAGACCTTGGTGAAGAAATGGATGGAGATCAGGTTGCTGTGATCAGGAAGAGCCATCCCCAAACCATCCCAACCTATACAGATACCATTCACATCTACTCCACAGTAGAGGGTATGAGTGCTCACCTGACCCAAGGTGGCAGATACTCCCTCCTTTGCCCCATGACTAGCACCCCTGATCCCTGAACTTCTCCTTTAGGAAGGGATCCTCTTCCAGGGTCCCCTCCACTCTCTGAAGACTTCTCCAAACTTCTTTCTCTGACCTTCGCAGGGCACCTCTCCTATAGACATGAGGATGAAGGCTCTGGCTTCATACAGACCCTGACAGATGTGTTCATAAACAAAAAGGGGCCTATCACCGTGCTGCTGGAAGAGGTGAGTCAGATGAGTCATCTGGGACCCCCACCCAGGCTCAGCTCCTCCTAACTTTTCCCCATGCTCTCATCTCCATGCAAACTTATTGGGACCCCGAAGCTCACATGTGTGGGAATGGTTTTGTAGAGttcacttttttttccattttcatgtatttatttgtgtgtagtaTGCATGTGTGAAGGCACAGGtagggaggggtgggtgggtgtacatgtatgtttgtgcaggCAGAGGCTTAGAGAGTCTATCTATTGCTGAAGTACTAATTCAACAAGAGACCCCACCTCAATAAAACATGGAAGAAGACACCCCAATGTCACCTCTCTCAGACAACTGTCACATGCATGACAGGAACATATAtaccatacagacacacacacaaacgagcTAACCAATGGTTCTGTAGAAACTATGGAATACTAGAGGACAATTAATGTCTCAAGACATGGATGCCCACCTGTCCTCCTCAGAAGCCCCATGTTCTCCTTACACCAAGCCTCCCCGGCAGCTGAGTCCCTGAAGCTGACCACACCTGTTGTTGCAGATAACCCGGCGTATGGCAGAAACGGAGGTGATTCAAGAAGGGAAGCCAAGGAAAGTGAACCCCGAGGTCCAAAGCACCCTCCGGAAGCAACTCTTTCTGCAGTAAAAACAAAGGGCAGTGACAGCTCTCCCGCGGTGCTCTCTGCCCCCACAGATGTTCAGTGACAGCAACAACACCTCAAAGATTGTTACTGGATTCCTCGTTCATCACATCCCTTTATCCATGCCTGGTTTtaaaacaagccagccacaataGAGCGTGTATTAATGGCGGCAACATTAACATCACCTTCCTCAGGCTGGACTCCCTACATCTGGACTCCCACAGCCTCAGATTGCCTTCATGTAGCTAACTTTCTGCTCCTTTGCCTCACTGAGCTTCTTCCTCCTGTGACTCATAcgaaaatacataaaatgtcaTTCCTACTTCAGAGGGAGGAGCTTTCTGAACAATTACTAGAAATTCCTAATAACCTGCAGCTAAGGTCACCACTGTGGGATTTAGGTACTAGGCTGGAAGATAGACCAGCCATATTGTCTTTTAAG
The nucleotide sequence above comes from Onychomys torridus chromosome 21, mOncTor1.1, whole genome shotgun sequence. Encoded proteins:
- the Casp14 gene encoding caspase-14, with amino-acid sequence MSNPQPLEEEKYDMSGSRLSLTLCVTKAREGSEEDMDALKRMFHHLNFESTMKSDPTAEQFLEELDKFQQTIDNWEEPVSCAFVVLMAHGEEGLLKGEDDKMVRLEDLFEVLNNKNCKALRGKPKVYIIQACRGEHRDLGEEMDGDQVAVIRKSHPQTIPTYTDTIHIYSTVEGHLSYRHEDEGSGFIQTLTDVFINKKGPITVLLEEITRRMAETEVIQEGKPRKVNPEVQSTLRKQLFLQ